From one Eucalyptus grandis isolate ANBG69807.140 chromosome 9, ASM1654582v1, whole genome shotgun sequence genomic stretch:
- the LOC104427784 gene encoding LOW QUALITY PROTEIN: probable cellulose synthase A catalytic subunit 3 [UDP-forming] (The sequence of the model RefSeq protein was modified relative to this genomic sequence to represent the inferred CDS: inserted 2 bases in 2 codons) — MCEAAQTGEDEQEQKIQEAVVKKTPKSEASSVICSDPAPKLDAAEKENVALKAKVLSMLEELELRIIERNLSTQAAETASKQHLESIKRAFGFKSYPDHLARLNDCYHLFACITYNNNENYDKLNEALARGDHSWTALTLKNCKYNRWLFCELLSVVQPRSMDPSKDLAAYGYGSVAWKERMESWKQRQEKLQTMKNEKGGKEWDDDGDNPDLPLMDEARQPLSRKLPISSSQINPYIMIIVIRLVVLGFXFHYRVMHPVNDAYALWLISVICEIWFGLSWILDQFPKWLPIDRETYLDRLSLRYEKEGQPSQLAPVDIFVSTVDPLKEPPLVMANTVLSILAVDYPVDKVSCYVSDDGAAMLTFEALSETSEFARKWVPFCKKFNIEPRAPEFYFAQKIDYLKDKVEASFVKERRAMKREYEEFKVRINALVAKAQKVPEEGWTMQDGTPWPGNNVRDHPGMIQVFLGQSGGHDSDGNELPRLVYVSREKRPGYNHHKKAGAMNALVRVSAVLTNAPYLLNLDCDHYFNNSKAIREAMCFMMDPLIGKRVCYVQFPQRFDSIDRHDRYANRNTVFFDINMKGLDGIQGPIYVGTGCVFRRLALYGYDAPKAKKPPTRTCNCLPKWCCCGCCCSGTKKKKKNTKPKTELKKRXFKKKDAGTPPPLEGIEEGIEGIETENPTPQHKLEKKFGQSSVFVASTMLEDGGTLKGTSPASLLKEAIHVISCGYEDKTEWGKEVGWIYGSVTEDILTSFKMHCHGWRSIYCIPARPALKGSAPINLSDRLHQVLRWALGSIEIFLSRHCPLWYGYGGGLKWLERLSYINATVYPWTSIPLLAYCTLPAVCCLLTGKFITPELSNVASLWFLSLFICIFATSILEMRWSGVGIEEWWRNEQFWVIGGVSAHLFAVFQGLLKVLAGVDTNFTVTSKGGDDEEFSQLYAFKWTTLLIPPTTLLIINLIGVVAGVSNAINNGYESWGPLFGKLFFAFWVIVHLYPFLKGLLGRQNRTPTIIIVWSILLASIFSLLWVRVDPFLAKSDGPLLEECGLDCN, encoded by the exons ATGTGTGAGGCAGCTCAGACAGGTGAGGATGAGCAAGAGCAGAAGATCCAAGAAGCTGTGGTCAAGAAAACTC CCAAGAGTGAAGCTTCTTCAGTTATATGTTCTGATCCCGCCCCTAAGCTTGATGCTGCTGAAAAAGAGAATGTGGCCCTCAAAGCCAAAGTCCTTTCTATGTTGGAGGAGCTAGAACTTAGGATTATTGAGCGTAATTTGAGCACCCAAGCAGCAGAAACAGCCAGCAAACAGCATTTGGAGAGCATAAAGAG AGCATTTGGCTTTAAGTCATATCCTGATCATCTGGCTCGACTGAATGATTGTTACCACTTATTTGCCTGCATCACCTATAACAACAAT GAAAACTATGACAAGTTGAATGAAGCACTTGCAAGAGGAGACCACTCATGGACTGCCCTAACATTAAAG AATTGCAAGTATAACAGATGGTTGTTCTGTGAACTCCTTTCTGTAGTGCAACCTCGATCCATGGATCCTTCAAAGGACTTGGCTGCTTATGGATATGGAAGCGTTGCTTGGAAAGAGAGGATGGAGAGTTGGAAACAAAGGCAAGAGAAACTACAGACGATGAAGAACGAGAAAGGTGGCAAGGAATGGGACGATGATGGGGACAACCCAGATCTACCACT AATGGATGAGGCGAGACAGCCGCTGTCAAGAAAGTTGCCTATATCCTCCAGCCAAATCAATCCCTACATAATGATCATTGTCATCCGGCTTGTAGTGCTTGGAT TTTTCCATTACAGAGTAATGCATCCTGTGAATGATGCATACGCATTGTGGCTCATATCTGTTATCTGTGAGATCTGGTTTGGTCTCTCGTGGATTCTGGATCAATTCCCGAAATGGCTCCCTATTGATCGGGAGACATACCTCGACAGACTGTCCCTGAG GTATGAGAAGGAAGGCCAACCTTCTCAACTTGCTCCAGTAGATATATTTGTGAGTACTGTCGACCCGCTGAAGGAACCCCCCCTGGTGATGGCAAATACTGTCTTATCGATTCTCGCTGTGGACTACCCTGTTGATAAGGTGTCCTGTTATGTTTCTGATGATGGTGCTGCTATGCTGACATTTGAAGCACTCTCAGAAACATCGGAATTTGCAAGAAAATGGGTCCCTTTCTGTAAGAAATTCAACATTGAGCCACGGGCACCTGAGTTTTATTTTGCTCAGAAGATAGATTATCTCAAAGATAAGGTTGAGGCATCTTTTGTGAAGGAGCGAAGAGCAATGAAG AGAGAGTATGAGGAGTTTAAGGTTCGTATAAATGCTTTGGTGGCCAAAGCCCAGAAGGTTCCTGAAGAAGGGTGGACGATGCAGGATGGAACACCATGGCCTGGAAATAACGTCCGTGATCATCCTGGCATGATTCAG GTTTTTCTTGGCCAAAGTGGAGGACATGACTCTGACGGGAATGAATTACCTCGCCTTGTCTATGTTTCCAGAGAGAAGAGGCCTGGCTATAATCACCACAAGAAGGCAGGAGCCATGAATGCTTT GGTCAGGGTCTCTGCTGTGCTTACAAATGCGCCTTATCTTTTGAATCTGGATTGTGATCACTACTTCAATAATAGTAAGGCTATTAGGGAGGCAATGTGCTTCATGATGGACCCACTTATTGGAAAAAGAGTGTGCTACGTCCAGTTCCCTCAAAGATTCGACAGTATAGATAGGCACGATCGATATGCCAATCGGAACACCGTGTTTTTCGAT aTTAACATGAAAGGTCTGGATGGTATTCAAGGTCCTATTTACGTTGGGACTGGTTGTGTATTCAGAAGGCTGGCACTCTATGGTTATGATGCTCCAAAAGCAAAGAAGCCACCGACCAGAACTTGCAACTGCTTGCCAAAGTGGTGCTGTTGTGGGTGCTGTTGCTCtgggacgaagaagaagaagaagaataccaAGCCTAAGACCGAACTGAAGAaga tttttaaaaaaaaagatgcaggTACTCCACCACCTTTGGAAGGTATCGAAGAGGGCATTGAAG GAATTGAAACTGAAAATCCCACGCCTCAGCATAAGcttgaaaagaagtttgggCAATCCTCAGTCTTCGTCGCATCGACAATGCTAGAGGATGGAGGAACACTGAAAGGCACGAGCCCTGCATCTTTGCTAAAAGAAGCTATCCATGTCATCAGCTGCGGCTACGAAGATAAGACTGAGTGGGGAAAAGAG GTTGGATGGATATATGGTTCAGTTACAGAAGATATATTGACGAGCTTTAAAATGCATTGCCATGGATGGCGTTCCATCTACTGCATCCCTGCAAGACCCGCTTTGAAAGGATCTGCTCCCATTAATCTTTCCGATCGTCTCCACCAGGTCCTTCGTTGGGCTCTTGGTTCCATTGAGATCTTCTTAAGCAGGCATTGTCCCCTTTGGTATGGTTATGGAGGCGGTTTGAAATGGTTAGAGCGATTATCTTACATAAATGCCACAGTATACCCCTGGACATCAATCCCTCTGTTGGCATACTGTACTTTGCCTGCTGTGTGCTGCTTGCTTACTGGGAAATTCATCACGCCAGAG CTGAGCAATGTGGCTAGTCTGTGGTTTCTGTCacttttcatttgcattttcgCGACAAGTATCCTGGAAATGCGATGGAGTGGGGTTGGAATAGAAGAATGGTGGAGGAACGAACAGTTCTGGGTCATCGGAGGAGTTTCAGCACATCTCTTTGCAGTTTTTCAGGGGCTTTTGAAGGTTCTGGCTGGTGTTGACACGAACTTCACTGTGACATCAAAGGGTGGGGATGACGAGGAGTTCTCTCAACTCTATGCGTTCAAATGGACCACCTTGCTCATTCCGCCAACCACATTGCTTATAATAAACCTGATTGGTGTTGTAGCTGGCGTATCAAACGCAATAAACAACGGTTACGAGTCCTGGGGTCCTCTCTTCGGAAAGCTATTCTTTGCCTTCTGGGTGATTGTCCACTTGTATCCTTTCCTAAAGGGTTTGCTCGGACGGCAGAACAGGACTCCTACAATCATCATTGTGTGGTCAATCTTGCTCGCTTCCATCTTCTCCCTTCTGTGGGTACGTGTCGATCCATTCTTGGCCAAGTCGGACGGACCACTTTTGGAAGAATGCGGGTTGGACTGTAATTAG
- the LOC120288122 gene encoding uncharacterized protein LOC120288122, whose amino-acid sequence MQEVLNAQISAEDECVSLLENFSKDATASADLIEKKANLLRAEEMDKWLSSSEDLEVRKMELEIESYLISEARKGVNVSIEHSIDDDSREKEKLLKKKDVLLDVNWRSCLI is encoded by the exons ATGCAGGAGGTTTTGAATGCACAGATTTCTGCTGAGGATGAGTGTGTTTCTCTGTTGGAGAATTTCTCTAAG GATGCAACTGCTAGTGCTGACCTGATAGAGAAGAAGGCAAACTTACTGCGTGCTGAGGAAATGGACAAATGGCTTTCATCAAGTGAAGATTTGGAGGTGAGGAAGATGGAACTTGAAATCGAGTCATATCTGATAAGTGAAGCTCGTAAAGGAGTGAATGTTTCCATCGAGCATTCAATTGATGATGACagtagagagaaagaaaaacttcttAAGAAGAAGGATGTGTTGTTGGATGTGAATTGGAGAAGCTGCTTAATTTag